From Diospyros lotus cultivar Yz01 chromosome 4, ASM1463336v1, whole genome shotgun sequence, a single genomic window includes:
- the LOC127799281 gene encoding alcohol dehydrogenase 3-like, which yields MAATAGQVIVCKAAVAWEAGKPLVLEDVEVAPPQKMEVRIKILYTSLCHTDVYFWEAKGQNPVFPRILGHEAGGIVESVGEGVTDLAPGDHVLPVFTGECKECAHCKSEESNMCDLLRINTDRGVMLHDAKSRFSINGKPIYHFLGTSTFSEYTVIHVGCVAKINPLAPLDKVCIMSCGFCTGFGATVNVAKPKRGSSVAIFGLGAVGLAAAEGARVSGASRIIGVDINPSRFEQAKKFGVTEFVNPKDHKKPVQEVIAAITDGGVDRSVECTGNIDAMISAFECVHDGWGVAVLVGVPHKEATFRTHPGNFLNERTLKGTFFGNYKPRSDLPGVVEKYMNKELELEKFITHEVPFSEINKAFDYMLKGESLRCIIRME from the exons ATGGCAGCCACCGCTGGTCAAGTGATTGTTTGTAAAG CCGCCGTGGCATGGGAAGCCGGGAAACCCCTGGTGCTGGAAGATGTGGAGGTGGCGCCGCCACAGAAGATGGAAGTCCGCATCAAGATCCTCTATACCTCTCTCTGCCACACCGACGTCTACTTCTGGGAAGCCAAG GGGCAGAATCCTGTGTTTCCTCGAATCCTCGGCCACGAGGCAGGAGG CATTGTGGAGAGTGTTGGAGAGGGAGTGACGGATCTTGCACCGGGAGACCATGTGCTTCCGGTGTTCACAGGAGAATGCAAAGAATGCGCCCACTGCAAGTCAGAGGAAAGCAACATGTGTGATCTGCTCAGGATCAACACCGACAGAGGGGTCATGCTCCATGATGCCAAATCAAGGTTTTCCATCAACGGCAAGCCCATTTACCACTTTCTTGGAACCTCCACTTTCAGTGAATACACCGTTATTCATGTCGGCTGCGTTGCCAAGATCAACCCCCTTGCTCCTCTTGACAAAGTGTGCATTATGAGCTGTGGATTCTGCACAG GATTTGGGGCCACCGTGAATGTTGCCAAGCCAAAAAGGGGCTCCTCTGTGGCTATTTTCGGATTGGGAGCTGTCGGCCTTGCG GCTGCGGAAGGAGCTAGAGTTTCTGGGGCGTCAAGGATCATCGGTGTCGACATCAATCCCAGCAGATTTGAACAAG CAAAGAAGTTCGGCGTGACAGAATTCGTGAACCCCAAAGACCATAAGAAACCTGTTCAAGAG GTGATTGCTGCTATTACTGATGGAGGAGTCGACAGAAGCGTCGAATGCACAGGAAATATCGATGCCATGATCTCCGCATTCGAATGCGTCCATGAT GGCTGGGGAGTTGCTGTTCTTGTGGGTGTACCCCACAAAGAGGCTACTTTCAGGACACACCCAGGTAACTTCCTCAACGAGAGGACCCTAAAAGGCACCTTCTTCGGCAACTACAAGCCTCGCTCGGACCTTCCTGGTGTTGTGGAAAAATACATGAACAAG GAACTGGAATTGGAGAAGTTCATCACGCATGAGGTGCCATTCTCGGAGATCAACAAGGCCTTCGATTACATGCTTAAAGGGGAAAGCCTTCGATGCATCATCCGAATGGAATAA